A window of Chloroflexota bacterium genomic DNA:
AGATGAAAAGCAAAACGCTGAAACGGTTGGGCTTTCTGGCGGGGATCGTTCTGGCCATCTGGCTCTGGCAGCGGGAGCGGGACACCAGCGATATAAGCCGTCGGCTGGAACGCGCTACGATCCGGCTCTCCCAGTCCGCCCGTCTGGTGCAGGGCCGGGAGCGAGCCACCTGGGTGCGCCGATTCTACGCCCTGTTGGCGCCAGCCTACGACCTGCTGTTCCTCAAACTGCCGGGCTATCAGCAGGCGGCGCGTGATCTGATCGATCGGCTGGACGTCGGCGCCCATGACGCCGCCCTGGATGTGGGCTGTGGCACCGGGCTGCTGACGCTGCCTCTGGCCGAACGAGCGGGCCGGGTCGTGGGTCTGGACTTGAGCCCATCCATGTTGAGGAAGCTGGCTGCCAAGGCGGCCCGGCGAGACCTGAACATCGAGCTGCGCCAGGGGAGCGTATTGGAACTGCCCTTCGCCGACGAGGAGTTCACCGTCGTCACCACGGCCTTCATGCTCCTCTATCTGACGCCGGATGAGAAACAGCGCGCCATGGCCGAGATCCGCCGCGTGCTTGCGCCCGGCGGTCGGCTGGGATGTCTCAGCAGCCCGGGTGAGATCGCCGACGTCTTCCTGACCCGGGAGGAGTGGGAAGCCTTACTGCACGAAGCCGGGTTCACCGACGTACAAATCGAGGAACGCCGTGAGGTCTTTCGGCTGATCATCGCCCGCAGGGGGGACGGGCCATGAAGCGACACCTGCTCGGGGCGGCGAAGCTCGTCCTGGTCATCATCGGCGGGCTGCTGTTCTTCTGGCTGGTCCTATTCAAGTTGATCTCCAGGCTGGCAGCCCGATCGGGGAGATCTGCGCCGTGCCCTCCGTCACTGGCTTGGCTGCTGGATCACCCCATCCGTCGTCGCTACATACGCCTGGTGCTGGACCGGATCGACATTCGACCGGGTGAGCGTGTATTGGAACTCGGCCCAGGGGTCGGGACCTTCACTGTGGAGGCCGCACGGCGAGTGGGCCCCCAAGGCCGGCTCATCTCGGTGGATATTCAGCCAGAGATGATCGCCCAGGTGAAGAGGCGGGTGCAAACGACTGGCTTGGCCAACGTCAAGACCTGCGTCGCCAGCGCCCATGACCTGCCCCTGGGCGATGCCAGCGTAGATCGGGCCTTCCTGATCACGGTGCTGCCCGAGATCCCCAACCGGCGTCGCGCCCTGGCCGAACTACACCGAGTGCTCAAATCGGATGGAGTGCTTTCTATCACCGAGGAATTCCCGGACCCAGACTATCTCTTCCCGTTCGAGACGATCCGGCTTGTCGAGGCATCCGGGTTCAGCCTGGAACGGCGCCAGGGCAACTTTTGGGTGTATACAGTCAATTTCCGTCGCAAAGAGACGGAGGAGACGTCACACGTAAGCGTAACGACATGAAATCGGGAAATGTCTATCGTGATCGCGCGGGTCACCACTCTCCGGCACGCATGGGACAGAATGCGGCCGTGGACCGGCGCCCTTTGAACTGCAGGAGACGACCGTGAGACGAACGACCGAGACTGCAATCGAGAAACTGAAACTGGAGATCCCTCTGCTCCTCCCCGAAAACGGCGAGTGCGATGGCTGCATCCAGCGCCTGCAGGAGATCCTACGCCAGCATAAGGGGATCGATCAGGCTCACGTGGACCAGGATGCCGGCCTATCTCGCCTGTGCCTGCACTATGATCCCAACCTGATCTCGCTGGCC
This region includes:
- a CDS encoding methyltransferase domain-containing protein, whose protein sequence is MKSKTLKRLGFLAGIVLAIWLWQRERDTSDISRRLERATIRLSQSARLVQGRERATWVRRFYALLAPAYDLLFLKLPGYQQAARDLIDRLDVGAHDAALDVGCGTGLLTLPLAERAGRVVGLDLSPSMLRKLAAKAARRDLNIELRQGSVLELPFADEEFTVVTTAFMLLYLTPDEKQRAMAEIRRVLAPGGRLGCLSSPGEIADVFLTREEWEALLHEAGFTDVQIEERREVFRLIIARRGDGP
- a CDS encoding methyltransferase domain-containing protein, whose translation is MKRHLLGAAKLVLVIIGGLLFFWLVLFKLISRLAARSGRSAPCPPSLAWLLDHPIRRRYIRLVLDRIDIRPGERVLELGPGVGTFTVEAARRVGPQGRLISVDIQPEMIAQVKRRVQTTGLANVKTCVASAHDLPLGDASVDRAFLITVLPEIPNRRRALAELHRVLKSDGVLSITEEFPDPDYLFPFETIRLVEASGFSLERRQGNFWVYTVNFRRKETEETSHVSVTT